Genomic segment of Serinicoccus hydrothermalis:
CCGGTGGCCGACCGCGGTATTCCGTCGGGGCACGTCTCCCGGGGTTGTCAGGCCGGGCACCTACAGTGGTCGGGTGACGGCAGCAGACGAGACCTATCTGGACCTCGCCCTCTCCCGGTCACGGGTCGACCGGTGGGCGAGCGTCCGCACGGACGACGCCGAGCTGGCGGCGGTGTTGCGCCGGCCCGCCACGCGGGTGCTGGAGCTGCGGGGCGCCAAGGCCCCCCTGGAGCGTGACCCGGTGCGGCTGCGGCTGCGGGCGCCCGAGCCGGAGGACGCGCAGCGTAGCCCGTGGTTCCTCGGACGGGACGAGGGTGCCGACTTCGTCGCGGTCACGGTCCCGCCCGACCCGGGCGCGCCGGACGCCGGTGCCCCGGAGGACCCCTCCTGGGCCGGCCTGCGCGAGGTGGGCGCGGACCTCGACGACGCCGACGCCGGGCTGCTCACCGCGGCGACGGCGCTGCAGGGCTGGCACGCGCGGCACGGCTACTGCCCCCGCTGCGGGACGGCGACCGAGGTCATGCAGGGCGGCTGGCTGCGCCGGTGCCCCCGGGACGGCTCCGAGCACCACCCCCGCACCGACCCGGCGGTCATCATGGCCGTCACCGACGACCAGGACCGCCTGCTCCTGGCGACCGGGCTGCCGTGGCCGGAGGGCCGCGTCTCGGTGCTGGCCGGCTTCGTCGAGGCCGGCGAGTCGTTGGAGGCGGCCGTGGCGCGCGAGGTCGGTGAGGAGGTCGGGGTCGAGGTCACCGACCTGCGCTACCGGGGCAACCAGCCCTGGCCGTTCCCGGCGTCGTTGATGATGGCCTACCGCGCCCGCGCCCTGGGCACCGAGCTGCGGGTGCAGGAGAGCGAGCTGCGCTCCGCCCGGTGGTACTCCCGCGACGAGCTGGCCGAGGGCATACGCGCCGGGCGGCTCACGCTGCCCTCCCGGGTCTCCATCGCGCACCGGCTGATCCAGGAGTGGTTCGGGGCGGCGCTCCCCGGTGACGGGCCGGCGGTCCCGTGGTGAGCGTGGCCGCGACGCTCGATCCCGACCGGCTCCTGGGCGGCCTGGACCCCGAGCAGCGCGAGGTGGCGACCGCGCCGCTGGGGCCGATGGTGGTGCTCGCCGGCGCCGGCAC
This window contains:
- the nudC gene encoding NAD(+) diphosphatase, with the translated sequence MTAADETYLDLALSRSRVDRWASVRTDDAELAAVLRRPATRVLELRGAKAPLERDPVRLRLRAPEPEDAQRSPWFLGRDEGADFVAVTVPPDPGAPDAGAPEDPSWAGLREVGADLDDADAGLLTAATALQGWHARHGYCPRCGTATEVMQGGWLRRCPRDGSEHHPRTDPAVIMAVTDDQDRLLLATGLPWPEGRVSVLAGFVEAGESLEAAVAREVGEEVGVEVTDLRYRGNQPWPFPASLMMAYRARALGTELRVQESELRSARWYSRDELAEGIRAGRLTLPSRVSIAHRLIQEWFGAALPGDGPAVPW